Below is a genomic region from Cognatiyoonia koreensis.
TTTCGATCATGCCGCAGGCATGGATCAACCGCGTGATAAGCGGGCGCATATCGTCCTGAAACCGATCAAGCCGGGCTTCCTTGCGAACGGTCGCAAAACTGGCGGCGTAAATGGACGCTGGGTTTTTTTCGTAAGGGCGCACGGCTTATTGCTTTCCTGCGATCAGTTCGGTTGCTTCGTCTTGCGCGCACTCTCTGGCCCATGGGGGTGATCCGCATGGGGGTAAACAGCGTGGACATGATCATGGTGATGATGGTCATGATCGTGATCGTGGTCATGATGATGGTGATGCGTATCCTGTGCTTGGAGACGGCACAGACCTGTGCAAAACGTATCGCACAGCGTGCAATCCGCAACATTGGACCCAGGTGCGTTGGCACCCTGCCCTTCCACATGGTGATGGTGGCTTTCCTGAACCGCACCGACCTCGGCCTCAAAACCAAGCACTTGCGTGCGATATTTGCAAAGAACGCAGGTTGGCGGTGGGATGTCACCAAATGCCGGATGTTGACGTTCCGCGATACTGATTTCGCGGTGCTGGCCGTCTTCGAGTGCGAGAACCTGCTTGCGATATCCGCAGATCCCGCAATTTGGCGGTGGGGTCTGGGACGTCTGCTCCATCACACGTTCGGCAAAGGTTTCCAGCACCTTCGGATGATCGCCCAGATACGGTGCCTTGATGAACGTGATGTCGGGGTGCGCGGCAGCGACCTGATCGGTGAACCCGTAAATCCGGTCAATCAGGATTCCGGAGAACAGGAAGTAGGGGAACACAATGACCCGCTTGTATGGCAGTCTGGCGACATGTTGCAGGCATGGTTCAACAAGCGGGAAGGTTACACCGGAATAGCCAACCTCACACCAGCCAAAACCCATCCCTTCCTGCAGCATCCGCGCGATCTTGGCGACGTTACCATTGGCATCAGGATCGGAAGCGCCGCGCCCAATCACGACAAGGCAGGTTTCGGTCAGCGCAAGCTTCCCGTGCTTGGAATTCGCGCGATCTACTGCTTCCTGAATCCGTCCGGCGGCGGCAGCGATCATCTTTGGATCAACCCCCAGTTCGCGACCATAGCGTACGTCAATGTCATGTTTGGCAGCATAGGTGTTCAAAACCGTTGGAATATCGTTCTTGGCGTGCATCGCGGCAAACAGCATCCCGGGCACGGCAAGAATCCGATCGCAACCCGCGGTCCGCAAATTATCAAGACCGTCGCGGATCACCGGATTGGCGAACTCAAGATATCCATAGTCCGTCATCCAATCATCAGGCAGATAGGCGGGCAACTTTTGCGCCAGTGTCGCGAACTCGTCCACGGCAGACTGGCTGCGTGAACCATGTCCGCAAATCATGACGCCGGTTTTCATGCCGCTTCCTCTTCCAGCTCTGCCGTTTCTTCAGGGTCTTCGGTCTTCTTGCCTTTAAGCGCTCCGTAAAGCCCGGTGAGAATGATCAAGCCAATCGCCGCACCGGCAACCCAATGGTCATGTCCGGCCACATCGGCCAGATGACCAGGGTGCGCAGCAACGCCGCTGCCAAGAACCGTAAACGCAAGTGAAAGTGCAAGGCGCATTGCCATCCCCTTTTATCCAATATGCAGAGAAGGCCACTGCCGTAGCGTCTGACGATGTGAAACCGTCGTCCCCGTGTTGGGTCGACGCTGGTATCACCAACCTCTCTGGCCCATTCGGGCGTCGTCTGCTGAGTCGTATACTTGCCATGGGCTGGCGGGGCAAACCCATAAGCGACGCTGTGCAGCCCTAAGCGAACGCGATCTGAAGTCGCAACTGCAACAGGTCGAACTTCCGCCGTTGAAAGGCGCTTTTTGCGTGCATCTCGCGCGTAATCGACACCCAGTCGATCAACAAGCGGGTGCGCAGACAAAACTCGAGGATTTGCGGATCAATCGTGTACGCGTAGTTTGCTATGAATTCCTCGCGATTTGCGCGGATCACACCGCTTGCGTCGATCTGCTCGGGCATTGCTTCGCGGTAGATGTCATCTTTGAGGAAATCGACGATGTCATAGACTGCAAGCTTTTCAGTCACTTCGGTCACGTCGAACGCATAGAGTTCATCACCACCAATCATGATGTTGCGCCCGTGAAAATCGCCATGGCACTGCGCTTTGGTGCATTTCTTGTGCGCCAGTTGCATAGCATTCAATCGGGTCACGGCTATCATGGGTTGGTAGTCGAC
It encodes:
- a CDS encoding sirohydrochlorin chelatase, encoding MKTGVMICGHGSRSQSAVDEFATLAQKLPAYLPDDWMTDYGYLEFANPVIRDGLDNLRTAGCDRILAVPGMLFAAMHAKNDIPTVLNTYAAKHDIDVRYGRELGVDPKMIAAAAGRIQEAVDRANSKHGKLALTETCLVVIGRGASDPDANGNVAKIARMLQEGMGFGWCEVGYSGVTFPLVEPCLQHVARLPYKRVIVFPYFLFSGILIDRIYGFTDQVAAAHPDITFIKAPYLGDHPKVLETFAERVMEQTSQTPPPNCGICGYRKQVLALEDGQHREISIAERQHPAFGDIPPPTCVLCKYRTQVLGFEAEVGAVQESHHHHVEGQGANAPGSNVADCTLCDTFCTGLCRLQAQDTHHHHHDHDHDHDHHHHDHVHAVYPHADHPHGPESARKTKQPN
- a CDS encoding DUF6732 family protein, translated to MRLALSLAFTVLGSGVAAHPGHLADVAGHDHWVAGAAIGLIILTGLYGALKGKKTEDPEETAELEEEAA